The sequence GTGCTGTTTCTTTTTCCAAAAAGTTAGGAATCACAAAAAAAAATAAGATTTTTTTTAGAGCTATAGATGGAAATCATTATGGAATAATACAGGATAAGGAGATGATATCCATAAATCTAATAGATATAGAAGTCGATACAATAAAAATTCATCAAAAATATGTTTTTTTAAATACTGGATCGCCACATCATGTCATTTTTGTGAAAAACATAAAAAAAATAGATGTTTATAAAAAAGGGAGAAAAATTAGATTTCATAGAGGAGTAAATGTTAATTTTGTCGAAGTCCTTGGAAAGAATACGCTAAAAGTACGTACTTATGAGAGAGGTGTAGAAAATGAAACTTTATCCTGTGGAACAGGAGTTACGGCTTCTGTTATTGCGGCATATGAAACTGGAGCACTTTCTTTCAATAATGGAATTTTTTTAGTATACACTTTAGGAGGAAAGTTATGGGTTTCCTTTCAAAAAATACAAAATAGATACGAAAATATTTATTTAACTGGATCTGTTAAGTTTATATTTGAGGGATGGATCAATATATAAAATAGATGAAAAATAAAAATTTTTATTCAATAAGTGGGAAATCCATAAAATTTATTGAAAAATATTTAAATAGTTTTTCCCCAACTGGATACGAAAGTGAAGGACAAAAAATATGGAAAACTTACATAGGTCCTTATGTAGAAGAAATACAAACAGATTTGTATGGAACTGTTGTAGGAATCATTAATCCTAATAATTCTTCATACAAATTAATTATTGAAGCTCATGCAGATGAAATTTCTTGGTATGTGAATTATATAACGGAAGATGGAATAATATATGTTTCTCGTAATGGAGGATCCGATTATCAAATAGCTCCATCTAAACGAGTAGTTATACATACAGAAAAAGGCTTGGTGCATGGATTATTTGGTTGGCCAGCTATTCATACAAGAAGAAAACATTCAGAAGAAAAAAAACCTAATATAAATAATATTTTTGTGGATATTGGAGCATTGGACAGAAAAGAAGTAGAGAAAATGGGAGTTCATATAGGTTGTATGATCACCTATCCTGATGAGTTTTTTATCATGAATCAGAATTATTTTGTTGGTAGATCTTTGGATAATAAAATAGGGGGATTTATAATTGCAGAAGTAGCAAAAATGATAATAGAGCATGAAATTGATTTACAATTTGGATTGTATGTGGTTAATTCTGTTCAAGAAGAAGTAGGATTGAAAGGGGCTAAAATGATCTCAAAATCTATAAAACCTCATATGGCTATTGTTACTGATGTGACACATGATACTTCCACTCCGATGATTGATAAAAAAATACATGGAGATATTAAATGTGGATTAGGACCTGTGATTGGATATGCTCCTTCGATACAAAAGAATCTTAGAGAATTTATTATTAATACTGCTAATCAAAAAAAAATTTCTTTTCAACGTTTGGTTTCATCCATGTATACTGGAACAGATACGGATGCATTTGCTTATTCCAATAAGGGAGTAACCTCATCTTTAATTTCAATTCCTCTTAGATATATGCATACTACAGTAGAAATGGTTCATAAAAAAGATATAGAAAACACTATACAATTAATTTTTGAAACCTTAAAAGGAATTAATTCCTACAAAGAAAAATTTTTCATCGATTGAATCTAAAATGGATAATGTCTCCATCTCTAATAAGGTATTCTCTTCCTACCAAAAACATTCTTCCTGCTCTTTTTGCTTTTTCTTTGGATCTATATTTAATAAAGTCCTTGTAATGAATGACTTCAGCACAAATAAATCCTTTTTTTAAATCTGTATGTATGATAGAAGAAGCTTGATAAGCAGTCCAATGATTTGGAATAGCCCAAGCACGTATTTCTTTTTTTCCTATTGTAAAAAAGCTTTGTAATTTTAACAACTTATATGCTTCTTGGATCACCTTATCAATTATTGAAATCCCATTTTTTTTCTGGGACGTAGATTCTTTTTTCAAGGAGACAACAACTAAATTGGATTTTTCCTTTCCTACCATTTTTTTTATTTCTTTTAAATAATTATCCTTCTTATCGCATACATCTATATTGCATACATAAAGAATAGGTTTAATGGTTAATAAATGTAAATCCTCTATGTACTTTTTTTCCTCCTTTTTAAATGGAAACATTCTAATATTTTTTCCTTCTTTTAGAAAAGAAAAAATTTTTTGTAGTAGAGTGTTTTCTCTAATAGAGTTCTTATACTTTTTATTTTTTTCTAGTCTTTTTTCTATAGTCTCTAGATCTTTTAATTGTAATTCTATATCTATAATTTCTTTATCTCTAATAGGATTTATGGATCCTTCTACATGAAGGACTCTCATATCCCTAAAAAAACGAATCATATGAATAATAGCATTTGTTTCACGAATATGAGATAGAAATTTATTTCCTAATCCTTCTCCTTTATGTGATCCTTTAATTAATCCAGCGATATCTATAATTTTTATTGTTGATGGAACTATTTTCATTGGATTAATAAATATTCTTAGTTCATCTAATCTTGAATCTGGAACTTTCGTTACTCCATAATTAGGTTCTTTGGTACAAAAAGGAAAGTTTTCTGATAAAGCTTTAGAATTAGAAATTAGGTTAAAAAGTGTTGATTTTCCTATATTTGGAAGACCAATAATTCCACATTTCATTGGATTATTTTGATTAAAATTTAACCTTTTTTAAATTTACAATTTTTTGTTTGATATGAAAAATGAAAAAAAAGAAATGCTTTTTTGGGAACATATTGAGGAGCTCAGAAAACATATGATTCATAGTTTATGTGCAATTATAATTGCTATGATTATTTTAATGAATAATCAATATGTTTTATTTGATTATATTCTTTTTGGTCCAGCAAAAACGGATTTCATCACTTACCGTATATTAAAAAACATTTTTTTTGATGGGCATTATGATACAATTCCTTTTTTTTCCAAAAATTTGGAAATTCAAAATAGACAAATATTTGGACAATTCAATATGTATGTATGGACCTGTTTGATTGGAGGAGTTATTTTATCTTTTCCTTATGTATTCTATGAATTTTGGAAATTTATAAAACCTGCTCTTTCTGATGAGGAAAGAAAATATTCTCGAGGAATTATTTTCATGGTTACGTTTTTATTTGTATTAGGGATTTTTTTTGGTTATTTTGTATTATGTCCTTTTTTAATAAATTTTGGTTATACTTTTAGGATTAGTTCTTTTCCAAAAAATATATTTGATTTATCGGATTATATATCTTTGATGATGAATTCTATGTTATCCATGGGTTTCACTTTTTTATTTCCCCTTTTTATATACTTTCTTACTAAAATAGGATTAATATCCTATACCTTTCTCAAAGAATATAGAAAACATGCTTTTTTGATCATATTAATCATTGCTTCAGCAATTACTCCTGGCGATATATTAAGTACAATAATAGTTTTAATTCCTCTACTGATTCTTTATCAATTAAGTCTTTATATCTCTAGAAAATCATAGAGGTTTTATTTTTTTATTGTTATTTCCACCCGTCTTCCTTTCTTTTTTCCTAATCCTCTAACTTCCATTCTAGAAGGATCTACTCCTTTGGAAACCAAAATTTTAAATACATAATTCGCTCTTTTTAGAGATAATACTTTGTTATAAGAACTTTTTCCATAAGAATCTGTGTATCCATTTATATAAAATTTATCATTAGGAAGTTTTTTCATCATGATTTCATAAATTTCATCAATGATGACTAATGAACTAGGAGATAATGTAAATTTTCCAAAATTAAATAAAATAGGTTTAAAAACTATTTGATCAGGACATCCATTATTTTCTTTACTTCCATATTTTTTTGGACATAAATCCTCGGAATCTGGAATATTGTCGGAATCCGTATCAGGACATCCTTTAAATTTTTTTAATCCAAATTTATCAGGACAGGAATCCTCTTTATCTAAAATACCATCGTTGTCTAAATCCTCTTTTTTAGAAATTTCTGTTTCTAAAGGTTTTTTTTCTTCTTCAGGAAAATAAGAATTTTCTTTATCTTGTATTTCCACTGTTTGGTTTTCATCATTATCAGAAAGATAATTTTCTCCGAAACGAAATGCTAAACCTATGGTATTTTTCCAAAAATTTGCTTTTTCAGTTAAAAAATAAGGAGAAGGAACAACCTGATTGTAGGTGCTTTGTAAATTTAGCCCTAAATTAGATACGATCCAAAAATTCATTCCAAATCCTCCATCCAATAGAAAAAAATTTTTTCTATTCAACTTATAATATTTGGAATCGGAAACTGTTAATGTTTTATTGCTATAATCAAATTGATGATAACCACCTCCTAATCTCATATAAGGATCCAACCAGTATTTAGGGAAAAAATGAAAATTAATTCCAGGACCAAGTTTTAAAAAAAAACTTTCTTTGATTTTCCATCTCTCATTGTCAACCATTCCCAACGTACCTTCCAAATATAAACCAATGTTTGGATTGATATTATGCCCCAATTCTATATTGGGAACAAGAGAATTTACGTTATGGTTTTTTTTCTGTAAAAAACATTTAAAAGGATTATCCATTGGATAATAGTTCATATCATTATATCCTATTCGAATGTACCATTTTTTTTGGTCATATTGAGCGAATACAAATGAAAATAAAGAAAATAAAGCAATAATAAAGAAATTAACTTTTTTCATATTTTTCATAAAAATTTCTTTGAATATCAACAAATATATGATTTTAAAAATTTTAAATTAAAAATTATTAAACTTTTCTTCCCGAAGAAGATCTCTCTTACGAATAAATTCACGCTTATCATATATTTTTTTACCTTTTGACAAAAAAATTTGTACTTTAGCATATCCTTTATCGTTAAAAAATAATTTAGTAGGAATAATAGTAAATCCAGGCTCCTTCAATTTTTTTTCTATTCTCATTAATTCTTTTTTAGTTAATAATAGTTTTCTTTCTCTTTTACTTTTATGATTAATTCCTAATTGATATTCAGCTATGTACATGTTAATGGAATACAATTCTCCATTTTTTATTTGACAAAAACTTTCCGTTATATTAGCTCGGTTTTGTCTTATAGATTTTACTTCAGTTCCAAGTAGCTGAATCCCAGCTATATATTCTTCTAAAAACTGGTATTGAAATCTTGCTTTTTTGTTGATAATACTCATATACTCATAATTAATTGTTACTTTTGTGCAAAAATAAAATTTTATAAATTTTAATATGAATGTACGTGTACGTTATTTAAAGAACTTATGTACTCAAGTAAGAAGAGATATATTACGTATGGTAAACAACGCAAATTCTGGACATCCTGGTGGATCCTTAGGATGTACAGAATTCTTTGTAGCTTTATATCAGGAAATAATGCATTACGATCCAAAAAAATTTTCTATGGATGGTCAATATGAAGATCTTTTTTTTCTATCCAATGGACACATTTCTCCTGTTTATTACAGTATATTAGCTCGTTCTGGTTTTTTTCCTATAGAAGAATTATCTACTTTTAGAAAATTGAATTCTCGTTTACAAGGACATCCTTCTGTCCATGGATCCCTTCCAGGAATACGAATTTCTTCAGGATCCTTAGGTCAAGGAATGTCTGTAGCAATTGGTGCTGCTCTATCCAAAAAACTTAGTGGAGAAGATTATAGTCTTATTTACAGTTTACATGGAGATGGGGAACTGAACGAAGGACAAATATGGGAATCTGTTTTATATGCGGGATCAAAAAATATAGATAATTATATAGCTACTGTAGATTATAATGGACAACAAATAGATGGAACTACTGATGAAGTTTTACCTCTCGGTAATATGAAAAAAAAATTCCAATCTTTTGATTGGAAAGTATTGGAAGAATTAGAAGGAAATAATATTGAGAAGGTTATTAATATTTTAAAAAAAGCAAAAAGTGAGACTGGAAAAGGACAACCTGTTTTAATTATCTTATATACCAAAATGGGATACGGGGTCGATTTTATGGTAGGAAGTAATGTATGGCATGGAAAATCTCCTAATGAAGAAGAATTAAAAGAAGCGTTATCTCAACTTACTGTTCCTCCTAAAATTTTAGGAGATTATCCAATAAAAAAATAATTATGATGAAAATATATGAGAATAAAGGATTGAAAGAAACAAGAGCTGGATTTGGAAATGCTTTGACGTTCCTAGGTAGGACAAACAATAAAGTTGTTGCCCTATGTGCTGATCTTACCAATTCTCTATTTATGAATCGATTTTCTAAAGAATTTCCTGAACGATTCTTCCAAATTGGAATCGCAGAGGCAAATATGATTGGAATAGCTGCTGGACTTAGCATTGGTAAATATATTCCTTTTGCTGGTACATTTGCCAATTTTGCAACATCTCGTGTCTATGATCAGATACGTCAATCCATTGCTTATTCTTATAAAAATGTAAAAATATGCGCTTCTCACTCAGGATTAACTATTGGAGAAGACGGAGCTACACATCAAAGTCTGGAAGATATCGGAATGATGAAAATGCTACCTGGAATGACCGTAATTAATACTTGTGATTACAATCAAACTTATGCAGCTACTATAGCTATAGCCAATCATTTAGGTCCGGTATATTTACGATTCGGAAGACCTCCTGTAGCTAATTTTACGGATGAAAATCAAATATTCGAAATAGGAAAGGCTATTCT comes from Blattabacterium sp. (Mastotermes darwiniensis) str. MADAR and encodes:
- the dapF gene encoding diaminopimelate epimerase; the encoded protein is MKIYFFKYQGTGNDFIMLDIRKKKIPEEDPSFFPKLCNRNFGIGADGIILIKNDCKSDFYMKYYNSNGKESTMCGNGGRCAVSFSKKLGITKKNKIFFRAIDGNHYGIIQDKEMISINLIDIEVDTIKIHQKYVFLNTGSPHHVIFVKNIKKIDVYKKGRKIRFHRGVNVNFVEVLGKNTLKVRTYERGVENETLSCGTGVTASVIAAYETGALSFNNGIFLVYTLGGKLWVSFQKIQNRYENIYLTGSVKFIFEGWINI
- a CDS encoding M42 family metallopeptidase, which gives rise to MKNKNFYSISGKSIKFIEKYLNSFSPTGYESEGQKIWKTYIGPYVEEIQTDLYGTVVGIINPNNSSYKLIIEAHADEISWYVNYITEDGIIYVSRNGGSDYQIAPSKRVVIHTEKGLVHGLFGWPAIHTRRKHSEEKKPNINNIFVDIGALDRKEVEKMGVHIGCMITYPDEFFIMNQNYFVGRSLDNKIGGFIIAEVAKMIIEHEIDLQFGLYVVNSVQEEVGLKGAKMISKSIKPHMAIVTDVTHDTSTPMIDKKIHGDIKCGLGPVIGYAPSIQKNLREFIINTANQKKISFQRLVSSMYTGTDTDAFAYSNKGVTSSLISIPLRYMHTTVEMVHKKDIENTIQLIFETLKGINSYKEKFFID
- the ychF gene encoding redox-regulated ATPase YchF, with the translated sequence MKCGIIGLPNIGKSTLFNLISNSKALSENFPFCTKEPNYGVTKVPDSRLDELRIFINPMKIVPSTIKIIDIAGLIKGSHKGEGLGNKFLSHIRETNAIIHMIRFFRDMRVLHVEGSINPIRDKEIIDIELQLKDLETIEKRLEKNKKYKNSIRENTLLQKIFSFLKEGKNIRMFPFKKEEKKYIEDLHLLTIKPILYVCNIDVCDKKDNYLKEIKKMVGKEKSNLVVVSLKKESTSQKKNGISIIDKVIQEAYKLLKLQSFFTIGKKEIRAWAIPNHWTAYQASSIIHTDLKKGFICAEVIHYKDFIKYRSKEKAKRAGRMFLVGREYLIRDGDIIHFRFNR
- the tatC gene encoding twin-arginine translocase subunit TatC: MKNEKKEMLFWEHIEELRKHMIHSLCAIIIAMIILMNNQYVLFDYILFGPAKTDFITYRILKNIFFDGHYDTIPFFSKNLEIQNRQIFGQFNMYVWTCLIGGVILSFPYVFYEFWKFIKPALSDEERKYSRGIIFMVTFLFVLGIFFGYFVLCPFLINFGYTFRISSFPKNIFDLSDYISLMMNSMLSMGFTFLFPLFIYFLTKIGLISYTFLKEYRKHAFLIILIIASAITPGDILSTIIVLIPLLILYQLSLYISRKS
- a CDS encoding OmpA family protein, which gives rise to MKKVNFFIIALFSLFSFVFAQYDQKKWYIRIGYNDMNYYPMDNPFKCFLQKKNHNVNSLVPNIELGHNINPNIGLYLEGTLGMVDNERWKIKESFFLKLGPGINFHFFPKYWLDPYMRLGGGYHQFDYSNKTLTVSDSKYYKLNRKNFFLLDGGFGMNFWIVSNLGLNLQSTYNQVVPSPYFLTEKANFWKNTIGLAFRFGENYLSDNDENQTVEIQDKENSYFPEEEKKPLETEISKKEDLDNDGILDKEDSCPDKFGLKKFKGCPDTDSDNIPDSEDLCPKKYGSKENNGCPDQIVFKPILFNFGKFTLSPSSLVIIDEIYEIMMKKLPNDKFYINGYTDSYGKSSYNKVLSLKRANYVFKILVSKGVDPSRMEVRGLGKKKGRRVEITIKK
- the smpB gene encoding SsrA-binding protein SmpB, yielding MSIINKKARFQYQFLEEYIAGIQLLGTEVKSIRQNRANITESFCQIKNGELYSINMYIAEYQLGINHKSKRERKLLLTKKELMRIEKKLKEPGFTIIPTKLFFNDKGYAKVQIFLSKGKKIYDKREFIRKRDLLREEKFNNF
- a CDS encoding transketolase, whose amino-acid sequence is MNVRVRYLKNLCTQVRRDILRMVNNANSGHPGGSLGCTEFFVALYQEIMHYDPKKFSMDGQYEDLFFLSNGHISPVYYSILARSGFFPIEELSTFRKLNSRLQGHPSVHGSLPGIRISSGSLGQGMSVAIGAALSKKLSGEDYSLIYSLHGDGELNEGQIWESVLYAGSKNIDNYIATVDYNGQQIDGTTDEVLPLGNMKKKFQSFDWKVLEELEGNNIEKVINILKKAKSETGKGQPVLIILYTKMGYGVDFMVGSNVWHGKSPNEEELKEALSQLTVPPKILGDYPIKK
- a CDS encoding transketolase family protein is translated as MKIYENKGLKETRAGFGNALTFLGRTNNKVVALCADLTNSLFMNRFSKEFPERFFQIGIAEANMIGIAAGLSIGKYIPFAGTFANFATSRVYDQIRQSIAYSYKNVKICASHSGLTIGEDGATHQSLEDIGMMKMLPGMTVINTCDYNQTYAATIAIANHLGPVYLRFGRPPVANFTDENQIFEIGKAILLTEGQDITIVSTGHLVWESLEAARILYEQEGISCEVINVHTIKPLDERTILNSIEKTKCIVTAEEHNYWGGLGESIARIITTKKRFSVHQSLVAVNDTFGESGKPMELLKKYRIDRNSIVNHVKILLEEKRNQ